A genome region from Nicotiana tabacum cultivar K326 chromosome 13, ASM71507v2, whole genome shotgun sequence includes the following:
- the LOC142168139 gene encoding uncharacterized protein LOC142168139, protein MRDHIQGEEYELWDIVFDGSLATLKKNTEGVDVPKTRADCTTDELKNLGPDEYSIIQGCSTAKQIWDTLQVAHEGTTQVKRSRGSLLYSQFENFAMKDGETIQEIYTRFTTLKNKLKSLGRINPEEERVKKILNRVLPITWESKITAIQESKNIATLSLYELIGNL, encoded by the exons ATGAGAGATCACATTCAAGGAGAGGAATATGAGCTATGGGATATTGTCTTTGATGGTTCACTAGCTACCTTGAAGAAAAATACTGAAGGAGTTGATGTACCAAAGACAAGAGCGGATTGCACTACTGATGAATTGAAGAA tcttggtccagatgagtacagcaTAATCCAAGGTTGTTCCACTGCTAAGCAAATTTGGGACACActgcaagtggcccatgaaggaacaaCTCAGGTGAAGAGATCTAGAGGAAGTCTATTGTACTCTCAGTTTGAGAACTTTGCTATGAAGGATGGGGAAACCATTCAAGAGATATACACAAGGTTCACTACActgaaaaataaactaaaatcTCTTGGGAGGATTAATCCTGAAGAAGAGAGGGTTAAAAAGATACTTAATAGAGTCTTGCCAATCACTTGGGAAAGCAAGATCACTGCCATCCAGgagtcaaagaacattgccactctcTCACTATATGAATTGATTGGGaatctgtaa